One genomic window of Cricetulus griseus strain 17A/GY chromosome 3, alternate assembly CriGri-PICRH-1.0, whole genome shotgun sequence includes the following:
- the LOC100772390 gene encoding olfactory receptor 52D1, producing MSASNMSDSLPVTLFLTGIPGLEFAHLWIAIPFCIMYLVALLGNAALIFVIGTESALHAPMYLFLCLLSLTDLALSSTTVPKMLAILWLHANEISFGGCLAQMFCVHSIYALESSVLLAMAFDRYVAICNPLRYTTILNHTVIGQIIFAGIVRSVAIVSPFIFLLKRLPYCGHHVMAHTYCEHMGIARLACANITVNIVYGLTVALLAMGLDSILIAISYGFILQAVFRLPSRDAQHKALSTCGSHLGVILVFYIPAFFSFLTHRFGHNRVPKHVHIFLANLYVLVPPVLNPIIYGARTKEIQSRLVRLVYLGKDLV from the coding sequence ATGTCAGCCTCCAACATGAGTGACAGTCTTCCAGTCACTCTCTTCCTCACTGGGATCCCAGGGCTGGAGTTTGCCCACCTTTGGATTGCCATCCCTTTCTGTATCATGTATCTGGTAGCACTGCTTGGTAATGCTGCCCTCATCTTTGTCATTGGGACAGAGAGTGCTCTTCATGCACCCATGtacctcttcctctgccttctctcacTCACTGACCTGGCTCTAAGCTCTACCACTGTACCTAAAATGCTGGCCATTCTGTGGCTCCATGCTAATGAGATTTCCTTTGGTGGATGCCTAGCACAGATGTTTTGTGTCCATTCTATCTATGCTCTAGAGTCCTCAGTTCTCCTTGCCATGGCCTTTGATCGATATGTGGCTATCTGCAACCCACTGAGATACACAACCATTCTCAACCATACTGTCATAGGCCAAATTATCTTTGCTGGGATAGTCCGTAGTGTGGCTATTGTATCACCCTTCATCTTTTTGTTGAAGCGACTGCCTTACTGTGGTCACCATGTCATGGCTCACACATACTGTGAGCATATGGGCATTGCTAGGCTTGCCTGTGCCAACATCACTGTCAACATTGTCTATGGGCTGACTGTGGCTTTGCTGGCCATGGGCCTGGATTCAATCCTCATTGCCATCTCCTATGGCTTCATCCTCCAGGCTGTCTTTCGTCTTCCATCCCGTGATGCTCAACACAAGGCTCTGAGTACCTGTGGCTCTCACCTTGGTGTCATCTTGGTTTTCTATATACCtgccttcttctccttcctcaccCATCGCTTTGGTCACAACCGAGTTCCCAAGCACGTGCACATCTTCCTGGCTAACCTCTATGTGCTTGTGCCTCCTGTGCTCAATCCCATTATCTACGGAGCAAGAACCAAGGAGATTCAGAGTCGGCTTGTAAGACTGGTTTACTTGGGGAAGGACTTGGTATGA